In Francisella hispaniensis FSC454, a genomic segment contains:
- the lptG gene encoding LPS export ABC transporter permease LptG — MLLNRIDRYIFKTVFSSFLIVSIIFCILFFIFTYLAQVSNNTANVSNFELIINTLIQLPGILYTLLPACAMVGALMGLSLLANNSEIIVLRSFGRSTAQIAKGVVLVGIIGSITTIVFGGYIAPILQRQVDTNMVTYNTHDLWFKTPDGFMNIANIEPTKGKAYGIRKFMVQDNKVREIRYAESATYINDASANVFNISKIIFPSNDGQKHIDIVTNMTNAVWSNPIPISVAKVITINDNDYLNFSQLTSYMLSNSQAKDSISLKFWQEVFQPLALMILILLSVPLSIGSTRSSTLILKLLLGAFFGFAFFIINQIFGPIALILHLPPILGAAGPTVIALILLIYLFIKSKET; from the coding sequence ATGTTATTAAATAGAATTGATCGTTATATTTTTAAGACCGTATTTAGCAGCTTTCTTATAGTTAGTATAATTTTTTGTATTTTATTTTTTATCTTTACATACTTAGCTCAAGTAAGTAACAATACCGCTAATGTAAGTAATTTTGAACTTATCATAAATACACTAATTCAACTTCCAGGTATCTTATATACACTACTACCTGCATGTGCTATGGTTGGCGCTCTTATGGGCTTGAGTCTTCTTGCAAATAATTCAGAGATAATTGTACTTAGATCTTTTGGACGTTCTACAGCTCAAATTGCTAAGGGCGTAGTCTTAGTTGGTATTATTGGCTCTATAACAACTATAGTTTTTGGTGGCTATATAGCCCCAATTTTACAACGCCAAGTAGATACTAATATGGTTACATATAATACTCATGATCTATGGTTTAAAACTCCTGATGGTTTTATGAATATTGCTAATATAGAACCTACTAAAGGTAAAGCTTATGGGATTAGAAAGTTTATGGTGCAAGATAATAAGGTTAGAGAAATCCGTTATGCAGAAAGCGCAACTTACATTAACGACGCTTCAGCTAATGTTTTTAACATAAGTAAAATTATCTTTCCTTCTAACGATGGTCAAAAACATATTGATATAGTTACAAATATGACTAATGCTGTATGGTCAAACCCTATACCTATTTCAGTAGCTAAAGTAATCACTATAAATGATAATGATTATTTAAACTTCTCTCAACTTACCAGCTATATGCTTTCGAATAGCCAAGCTAAAGATTCGATATCTTTAAAATTTTGGCAAGAAGTTTTTCAACCATTAGCTTTGATGATATTAATCCTACTTTCAGTGCCTCTTAGTATTGGTTCGACAAGATCATCAACACTGATACTTAAGCTTTTACTTGGAGCATTTTTTGGTTTTGCATTTTTTATCATAAACCAAATATTTGGTCCTATTGCATTAATTTTACATTTACCACCAATACTTGGCGCTGCAGGACCAACTGTTATAGCGCTAATATTGTTAATATATTTATTTATAAAATCAAAAGAAACATAA
- the udp gene encoding uridine phosphorylase: protein MSNINISNKRVAKGEVLYHIALSEEMINSATIAILPGDPKRSEYLAKILDTDAIFLASNREYTSYLAKAANQNVIVISTGMGGPSVAICIEELAMIGVKKFIRVGTCGAIQENIEIGDLILSTASVRLDGTSYHYAPIEYPAVASFRLNTSLYHSAQTLNKKIHCGITGSSDTFYPGQDRKDNYSGYIRRHFINSLDEWRKLNVLNFEMESSALFTVCATFGLEASCLCTVLAKRTTSEYIDKSKYDEGMYNIMMIIKHSIENSFFS from the coding sequence ATGAGTAATATAAATATTTCTAATAAACGTGTTGCTAAAGGTGAAGTTCTTTATCATATTGCACTGAGTGAAGAAATGATAAATAGTGCAACAATTGCCATTCTTCCAGGAGATCCTAAAAGATCGGAATACCTAGCAAAAATATTAGATACTGATGCTATTTTCTTAGCATCTAACCGAGAATATACCTCATATCTGGCAAAAGCTGCCAATCAAAATGTTATTGTAATATCAACAGGTATGGGTGGGCCATCAGTAGCAATATGTATAGAAGAGTTAGCAATGATTGGCGTTAAGAAATTCATACGAGTAGGTACATGTGGAGCAATTCAAGAAAATATTGAAATTGGTGACTTAATTTTAAGTACAGCGTCTGTAAGATTAGATGGAACCTCATATCACTATGCTCCAATTGAATACCCTGCTGTCGCAAGCTTCAGGCTTAACACTTCTTTATATCACTCAGCTCAAACACTTAATAAAAAAATCCACTGTGGCATAACTGGATCATCAGATACTTTCTACCCAGGGCAAGATAGAAAAGATAATTATAGTGGCTATATTAGAAGACATTTCATAAATTCTCTCGATGAATGGCGTAAATTAAATGTCCTTAATTTTGAAATGGAATCATCGGCATTATTTACGGTATGTGCCACATTTGGTCTCGAGGCAAGCTGTCTATGCACAGTACTTGCTAAAAGAACTACCTCTGAATATATCGATAAAAGTAAATACGATGAAGGTATGTACAATATTATGATGATAATCAAACATTCTATTGAAAATAGTTTTTTCAGCTAA
- the cdd gene encoding cytidine deaminase yields the protein MTQRQDQQLIEHAKEAFNNAYAPFSGFRVGVALLMKDGNIINSANIETSILGLSVCAERNAIFYAYSQGYRKDDIVKIAVVADTEKAISPCGACRQIMSEHLNLDCPIILTNMSDTDRLDTNTKELLPYIFSL from the coding sequence ATGACTCAAAGACAAGATCAACAGTTAATTGAACATGCAAAAGAAGCTTTTAATAATGCATATGCACCATTTTCTGGATTTAGAGTTGGGGTTGCCTTACTTATGAAGGATGGTAATATTATCAATAGTGCAAATATTGAAACTTCAATTCTAGGCTTATCTGTTTGTGCAGAAAGAAATGCTATATTTTATGCTTACAGTCAAGGTTACCGTAAAGATGATATCGTTAAGATTGCGGTAGTTGCTGATACAGAAAAAGCAATTTCACCATGTGGCGCATGCCGACAGATAATGTCAGAACACCTTAATCTTGACTGCCCAATTATTTTAACTAATATGAGTGATACTGATAGATTAGATACTAATACAAAAGAACTACTACCATATATATTCTCTTTATAA
- a CDS encoding type II toxin-antitoxin system mRNA interferase toxin, RelE/StbE family, with protein MNTKKVVITNKAIKDIKSLPKHIIINLRTWIATVNKIGLVNTRKLKGYHDEPLQGNRKGQRSVRLNKAYRAIYKQYDNGDIELSYIEVIEVNKHKY; from the coding sequence ATGAATACTAAAAAAGTAGTAATAACTAACAAAGCTATCAAAGACATTAAAAGTTTACCAAAGCATATAATAATTAATCTTAGAACTTGGATAGCTACAGTAAATAAGATTGGCTTAGTAAATACTAGAAAGTTAAAAGGCTATCATGATGAGCCATTACAAGGAAATAGAAAAGGACAACGCTCAGTAAGATTAAACAAAGCCTACAGAGCTATTTATAAACAATATGATAATGGAGATATAGAATTAAGCTATATTGAGGTTATAGAAGTTAATAAACACAAATATTAA
- the lptF gene encoding LPS export ABC transporter permease LptF, which yields MILEKYYNKDIVNTFTSITLFIISIVSANLLIRLFQEAYSQGLGIDSIAKFVILTIPENVSLVAPIAIFLAIIICFGKYFANNEMFVTLAGGITWMQIVKNTLKPVVALTIITLITVMYLNPLSKQTLDIYRASLSAKALLSSITDKKIIKAPDGKIIYISNKSGNTLSDVFLYQNTPQDGEYKVMTAPTAKIVSDKTAAYIDFMDVNIYTKNSQNSEYSHDNAKKAIYTIFDNSDRDYNHDRVDRLYMHTLIENFNDKDNGTAFKAEFFGRINNAISVIVSSLLALALCRLRPRQNKYAKLLPSVVVLAIYLCTNMFINTLMATGSMPVWIGFWLPHIFFIIFAVRTIRKDNGSSKREK from the coding sequence TTGATTCTTGAAAAATATTACAATAAAGATATAGTTAATACCTTTACATCTATCACATTATTTATAATATCTATAGTATCAGCTAATCTACTAATTAGACTCTTCCAAGAAGCCTATTCACAAGGTTTAGGAATCGATTCAATTGCTAAGTTTGTCATATTAACAATACCAGAAAATGTAAGCTTAGTTGCTCCTATCGCAATATTTCTGGCGATTATTATTTGTTTTGGTAAATACTTCGCTAACAATGAAATGTTTGTGACTCTTGCTGGTGGTATCACATGGATGCAAATAGTCAAAAATACTTTAAAACCTGTAGTTGCATTGACTATAATAACACTTATAACAGTGATGTATTTAAATCCTCTTTCAAAACAAACTCTGGATATTTACAGAGCATCCTTATCTGCGAAAGCTCTCTTATCATCGATAACTGATAAGAAAATAATTAAAGCTCCTGATGGTAAAATCATTTATATCAGTAATAAATCAGGAAATACTTTGTCAGACGTTTTTTTATATCAAAATACTCCACAAGATGGCGAGTATAAAGTTATGACTGCACCAACTGCAAAAATTGTCTCTGATAAAACCGCTGCTTATATAGATTTTATGGATGTGAATATTTATACAAAAAATTCCCAAAATTCTGAGTATAGTCACGATAATGCTAAAAAAGCTATATATACGATATTTGATAATTCTGATCGTGATTATAATCATGATAGAGTAGATAGACTATATATGCACACGCTTATAGAAAATTTTAATGATAAAGATAATGGTACCGCATTTAAAGCGGAATTTTTTGGACGTATTAATAACGCAATATCAGTGATAGTATCTTCACTTTTAGCTCTAGCTCTTTGTCGTCTACGACCAAGACAAAATAAATATGCCAAGCTTTTACCATCAGTAGTCGTATTAGCTATATACTTATGTACAAATATGTTTATTAATACTCTTATGGCAACTGGTAGTATGCCTGTATGGATAGGTTTTTGGCTACCTCATATCTTTTTTATAATTTTTGCTGTTAGAACAATTAGAAAAGATAATGGATCTTCTAAGAGGGAAAAATAA
- a CDS encoding trimeric intracellular cation channel family protein: MYHVGITGPFIFSVMFLLGIIAESMTGVISSSRRNMDAFGVVAIALTTALGGGVVRDVLLGNLPVTIILHPHYIVICLFFSIIAIFTQKYINKFYKVFLILDSIGLIAFAYIGSSIAHQICTQVFHMQFLSVLIVGIVIAILNGVAGGIMRDMICNDIPVAFKAELYASVAAIVGAMNIIFIYLNINLYISATLIIGIGLTVRIMSIIYKWKLPII, from the coding sequence ATGTATCATGTTGGTATCACTGGACCTTTTATTTTTTCAGTCATGTTTCTCTTAGGTATAATTGCCGAAAGTATGACTGGTGTTATATCATCATCTCGTAGAAATATGGATGCTTTTGGAGTTGTTGCAATTGCACTTACAACAGCTTTAGGGGGCGGTGTTGTAAGAGATGTTCTATTAGGTAATCTACCAGTAACTATTATACTTCATCCTCATTATATTGTAATATGTCTATTTTTCTCAATTATCGCTATTTTCACGCAAAAATATATTAATAAGTTTTATAAGGTATTTTTGATTCTCGACTCTATTGGTCTAATCGCTTTTGCCTATATTGGTAGTAGTATAGCTCATCAAATTTGTACACAAGTTTTTCATATGCAATTTCTAAGTGTCTTAATAGTTGGTATTGTTATCGCTATACTTAATGGTGTTGCTGGTGGAATAATGCGCGATATGATCTGTAATGATATCCCAGTTGCCTTTAAAGCTGAATTATATGCATCTGTCGCAGCAATAGTTGGTGCAATGAATATTATATTTATATATTTAAATATAAATTTGTATATAAGTGCAACACTAATAATAGGCATTGGTTTAACAGTAAGGATTATGTCAATAATTTATAAGTGGAAGTTGCCAATTATCTAA
- a CDS encoding terminase small subunit, producing the protein MKSNLTAKQLEFCKYYLQSGHITEAYIQAYDTENMKEQTIYNEASKLLKHEKVAEFIETIQKREILGAFNTRQKYLDKLDEIIDSDDSTMAEKIQAINTVAKLKQWDKRKAGLQIDYQEEYDLIQGRLATGLLGDLDKYPRKDI; encoded by the coding sequence ATGAAGTCGAATTTAACAGCTAAACAATTAGAGTTTTGCAAATACTATCTACAAAGCGGACATATCACGGAAGCCTATATACAAGCTTATGATACTGAAAACATGAAAGAGCAAACAATATATAACGAGGCTAGCAAATTACTCAAACATGAAAAAGTAGCAGAGTTTATAGAAACTATCCAAAAAAGGGAAATATTAGGAGCTTTTAACACTAGGCAAAAGTATTTAGATAAACTAGATGAGATTATAGATAGTGATGATAGTACTATGGCTGAAAAGATACAGGCTATTAATACAGTCGCTAAGCTCAAACAGTGGGATAAGAGAAAAGCAGGATTACAAATAGACTATCAAGAGGAATATGATTTAATACAAGGAAGACTAGCAACTGGACTACTAGGCGACCTTGACAAATACCCTAGAAAAGATATCTAA
- a CDS encoding tRNA-(ms[2]io[6]A)-hydroxylase, with protein sequence MTKQQYANFATIENFLLCETPKQWIQKALANIELMLIDHAHCEMKAASSAMAYIYKHPDKYDLITRMSKIAREELVHFEQVMRILKKRDIEYRAITASRYASQLIKAARTDKEGRFIDALIIGAYIEARSCERFAKIAPFLDEKLQKFYNGLLESEKRHFTIYLHFAEKYSSVDIGNHIARIGELEKELILSPDNEFRFHSGI encoded by the coding sequence ATGACAAAACAACAGTATGCAAATTTTGCAACTATCGAAAATTTTCTATTATGTGAAACTCCTAAGCAATGGATACAGAAGGCTTTAGCAAATATTGAGCTGATGCTCATAGATCATGCACATTGTGAAATGAAAGCAGCATCTTCTGCAATGGCATATATTTATAAGCATCCAGATAAGTATGATTTAATTACTAGAATGTCAAAGATAGCTAGAGAAGAATTGGTTCATTTTGAACAGGTAATGCGTATCCTAAAAAAACGTGATATAGAATATAGAGCTATAACTGCTTCAAGATATGCTAGTCAATTAATTAAGGCTGCTAGAACAGACAAAGAAGGACGTTTTATAGATGCTTTGATAATTGGTGCTTATATTGAGGCACGTTCTTGCGAAAGATTCGCAAAAATCGCACCATTTTTAGATGAGAAATTACAAAAATTCTATAATGGTCTTTTAGAATCTGAAAAGAGGCATTTTACAATATATCTTCACTTTGCAGAAAAATATTCATCAGTAGATATTGGAAACCATATAGCAAGAATAGGGGAACTAGAAAAAGAGCTTATATTATCTCCTGATAATGAGTTTCGTTTTCATAGCGGTATTTAA
- a CDS encoding CopG family antitoxin has protein sequence MREENYNIDFKTKTIPITLRLDENELQQLKNTASQHGVGYSVIVKSLIYKFNRNLINFL, from the coding sequence ATGAGAGAGGAAAACTATAATATAGACTTTAAAACCAAAACTATACCAATAACATTAAGACTTGATGAAAACGAATTGCAGCAACTTAAAAACACAGCTAGTCAACATGGAGTAGGCTATAGCGTAATAGTTAAATCATTAATCTATAAATTCAATAGAAACTTAATTAACTTTTTGTAG
- the rsmD gene encoding 16S rRNA (guanine(966)-N(2))-methyltransferase RsmD — MKTNSIRVIAGKYKNRRLKFPNTNGLRPTSDQLKETIFNWLSPFIHDSICIDAFAGSGSLGIESISRGAAKAIFYELNFKALLQIKENLKTLAIENFEIYKTDSIRALANLNIPSSRLIIFLDPPFNKDIVPLVLKSILENPYILNQTLIYIETEKTAEYSLEGFDILKEKNTTNISAKLVSKNHLNSKNNL, encoded by the coding sequence GTGAAAACCAATTCTATCCGTGTGATTGCTGGTAAATACAAAAATCGTAGGTTGAAATTTCCAAACACCAATGGTTTACGACCAACATCTGATCAACTAAAAGAAACGATTTTTAATTGGTTAAGTCCATTTATCCATGATAGTATTTGTATCGATGCTTTTGCTGGTAGCGGTAGTTTAGGGATAGAAAGTATCTCACGTGGAGCTGCTAAAGCAATTTTTTATGAACTTAATTTCAAAGCACTACTACAAATTAAAGAAAATCTTAAAACTCTCGCTATAGAGAATTTTGAAATATATAAAACAGATAGCATCCGAGCTCTCGCTAATTTAAATATCCCAAGTTCACGCTTAATTATCTTTTTAGATCCACCTTTTAATAAGGATATTGTTCCACTAGTACTAAAATCAATACTAGAAAATCCATATATCTTAAATCAAACATTAATATATATTGAGACTGAAAAAACAGCTGAATATAGTCTTGAAGGATTCGATATTTTAAAAGAGAAAAATACTACAAATATTTCAGCAAAATTAGTATCAAAAAATCATTTAAATTCTAAAAATAATCTCTAA
- a CDS encoding helix-turn-helix transcriptional regulator: MKILRLNQVVELTGTSKSTIYRWINSSQFPKPLNLSSSSVGWLETEINDWIQSKIQARG; this comes from the coding sequence ATGAAAATATTAAGACTAAACCAAGTAGTAGAGCTTACAGGAACTAGCAAAAGTACTATCTATAGATGGATTAATTCTAGTCAATTCCCAAAACCGTTAAACCTATCTAGTAGTAGTGTAGGTTGGTTAGAAACTGAGATTAACGACTGGATACAGTCAAAGATACAGGCTAGGGGGTAG
- a CDS encoding helix-turn-helix transcriptional regulator: protein MSKEALNILDDVLGGKPTFGETIAAIRKCEDLTQVELAKKLGVSKQYLCDVENNRKSVSVDKAIKIAQALGQSKRLLVELALQEMLNKNHLNYSISLA from the coding sequence ATGAGTAAGGAAGCTTTAAATATATTAGATGATGTGCTAGGTGGTAAGCCTACGTTTGGGGAAACTATCGCGGCAATTCGTAAATGTGAAGATTTAACACAAGTGGAATTAGCTAAAAAATTAGGCGTATCTAAACAATATCTATGTGATGTAGAGAATAATAGAAAGTCTGTAAGTGTAGATAAAGCTATCAAGATTGCTCAAGCTTTAGGGCAGTCTAAAAGACTACTAGTAGAGTTAGCATTGCAAGAGATGTTAAATAAAAACCACTTAAACTATTCAATATCATTAGCTTAA
- a CDS encoding toprim domain-containing protein: protein MNITKFNDFINSIGYPLPNSFNYSIGIGELIRFSDKNKKNNNKNLWLKNIDNNIFVFGDWVTGEKYTYIDNDKPKYELQDFAELKKQREAIEKRQIEEINQKKDLATKLTDFYKSLPLANDDHPYLVKKGINNHPLIRLYKDVLIIPCFGTVEPFNNQIQSLQGIYPNGFKKFYKDAHAKGSCLILNKSSNDSFIFVEGFATGMSVLSLVERFKADISVICVFNCNNYIHVIESFYSRYPNAELNIWADKDKHGIGEKKAIEVAAAIPNIYINPPPLTAEQMDKGLSDWNDYLVTKGDL, encoded by the coding sequence ATGAATATAACAAAGTTTAATGATTTTATTAACTCTATTGGCTATCCATTGCCTAATAGCTTTAATTATAGCATAGGTATTGGGGAACTGATTAGGTTTAGTGATAAAAATAAGAAAAATAATAATAAAAACTTATGGTTAAAGAATATTGATAATAATATCTTTGTTTTTGGTGATTGGGTAACAGGTGAGAAGTATACCTATATAGATAATGATAAACCTAAATATGAGCTACAAGACTTTGCAGAGTTGAAAAAGCAAAGAGAGGCGATAGAAAAAAGACAGATAGAGGAGATTAACCAAAAGAAAGATTTAGCTACTAAATTAACTGATTTTTATAAGTCATTACCATTGGCTAATGATGATCACCCATACTTAGTAAAAAAAGGTATAAATAATCATCCATTAATACGCTTGTATAAAGATGTTTTGATAATCCCATGCTTTGGTACTGTAGAGCCTTTTAATAATCAAATACAGAGCTTACAAGGTATATATCCAAATGGCTTTAAGAAGTTTTATAAAGATGCTCATGCTAAAGGCTCATGTCTGATATTAAATAAATCATCTAATGATAGTTTTATCTTTGTAGAGGGTTTTGCTACTGGTATGAGTGTATTAAGCCTTGTAGAGCGTTTTAAGGCTGATATATCGGTTATATGTGTATTTAACTGTAATAACTATATTCATGTTATAGAGAGCTTTTATAGTAGATATCCTAATGCTGAATTAAATATATGGGCTGATAAAGATAAGCACGGTATAGGAGAGAAAAAAGCTATTGAGGTTGCTGCAGCAATTCCAAATATTTATATCAATCCACCACCATTAACAGCTGAGCAGATGGATAAAGGTTTATCAGATTGGAATGATTATTTAGTTACTAAAGGGGATTTATAA
- a CDS encoding DUF3987 domain-containing protein: MSNVVELTTLDDNIEILKGKPRELPKKDKQIPIFDKVMLPDRLSDYVFGQAEAGKLTASAIAISALTGVSGVLGKKVVLDVGFKEVTANVWGLVTGESGAGKSPCLRTITPIIKDLDTKLEEEHREKLADYNLDIEVIDARIKEIKDSIKSDIKDANHEAIKDKKQLIKEVENSKPYRPIANEIIYTDFTPQAIIDKIAKDCPNGILLCGVEFYKMLQTLSSKENATKQGMFLKAYDGEFDKSLTLGRGTINVDKVSISILADIQTSNLEKYLNQVKDNEGLLARFQLLSVVEDSARTHKKPKLDEKLQNVYKDLIDELFDIPLLDRVINGELVKGEPKKYRYTAKADDFLNRWFEWYDAEVRNFAEDTPMKRYLNKFGETMYKISLIFHVIDKKDEEFIDIDTLEKVVKFMNYLYETAKYLYDDEIDLVVKHAKEILSKPLDKFKDGFTASSIKDRYSSLRNDRPMSLTIESLNLLKEHNHILEISPKKRDRYTRYRLME; encoded by the coding sequence ATGAGTAATGTAGTAGAGCTAACAACGCTAGATGACAATATAGAAATACTAAAAGGTAAGCCTAGAGAGTTACCAAAAAAGGATAAGCAAATACCAATATTTGATAAGGTAATGCTACCAGATAGATTATCGGATTATGTCTTTGGACAAGCTGAAGCTGGTAAACTAACAGCTAGTGCTATAGCTATATCTGCTTTGACTGGAGTATCGGGGGTACTTGGTAAGAAAGTAGTGTTAGATGTAGGTTTTAAAGAAGTAACAGCTAATGTATGGGGATTAGTTACTGGTGAGAGTGGTGCGGGTAAAAGCCCATGTTTAAGAACTATAACCCCTATAATAAAAGATTTAGATACAAAGCTAGAAGAAGAGCATAGAGAAAAATTGGCAGATTATAATCTTGATATTGAGGTTATAGATGCAAGGATTAAAGAGATAAAAGACTCTATAAAGTCTGATATTAAAGATGCTAATCATGAAGCTATAAAAGATAAGAAACAACTTATTAAAGAGGTTGAAAATAGTAAGCCATATAGACCAATAGCTAATGAGATTATATATACAGACTTCACCCCGCAGGCAATTATAGACAAGATAGCCAAAGATTGTCCAAATGGTATTTTGTTATGTGGTGTAGAGTTTTATAAGATGCTACAAACATTATCTAGTAAAGAAAATGCTACTAAACAAGGAATGTTTTTAAAGGCTTATGATGGCGAGTTTGACAAGAGCCTAACACTTGGTAGGGGTACTATTAATGTCGATAAAGTATCAATATCAATATTAGCTGATATCCAAACTAGTAATTTAGAAAAATATTTAAATCAAGTTAAGGATAATGAGGGGCTACTAGCAAGGTTTCAACTATTATCAGTAGTAGAAGATAGTGCTAGAACCCATAAAAAGCCAAAGTTAGATGAAAAGCTACAGAATGTATATAAAGACCTTATAGATGAGCTATTTGATATTCCTTTGCTAGATAGGGTTATTAATGGCGAATTAGTCAAAGGTGAGCCTAAGAAATATAGATATACAGCTAAAGCAGATGATTTTTTAAATAGATGGTTTGAATGGTACGATGCAGAGGTTAGAAACTTTGCAGAAGATACACCTATGAAAAGGTATCTAAATAAGTTTGGCGAAACTATGTACAAAATCTCTTTAATATTTCATGTCATAGATAAAAAAGATGAAGAGTTTATAGATATAGATACATTGGAAAAAGTAGTTAAATTTATGAATTATCTATATGAGACCGCAAAATATCTTTATGATGATGAGATTGATTTAGTAGTTAAACATGCTAAAGAAATATTATCTAAACCACTAGATAAATTTAAAGATGGTTTTACAGCTAGCTCAATAAAAGACCGTTATTCAAGTTTGCGAAATGATAGACCAATGTCTTTGACAATAGAGAGCTTAAATTTACTCAAAGAGCATAACCATATTTTGGAAATTTCACCTAAAAAAAGAGATAGATATACACGATATAGATTGATGGAATAA
- a CDS encoding M16 family metallopeptidase, which yields MIYKFNIDNTPIYFQESQNLPMLDIQLNFRAGSAFDGKLSGLADLAVGMFATKTQNSSEQELINKITDSGISIHAETTKEFFNIKIRLLNDSNIITNTLKILEEIFTIPSFDSNILERERIQTLTHIDYLNQQPNYLASLEFSKNLFSNNPYSYPTIGYKETISDIDTKDIEKFFDRYICADNANICLVGAINQTQAENISKQLVSFLAKGQQNTQKFSQQANEELTIKKSFPSKQTAILLGHQLLIDIEDRLYFPLKLGNEILGGGGLNSLLFNKVREELGLVYNIGSTANVNPDYGSFVISAQTSNPSLALATINDVYNDFISTAIDKQTLANSKKHIEGTHLLSCVKNSSKLNMLSSIANKNLPLDFFDNYVENICSVTAEEIHQAFLAVQTNKVITVMIGDVE from the coding sequence ATGATCTATAAATTTAATATTGATAATACACCCATATATTTTCAAGAATCGCAAAACTTACCAATGTTAGATATTCAGCTTAATTTCAGAGCAGGATCAGCTTTTGATGGTAAGCTAAGTGGTTTAGCTGATTTAGCTGTAGGTATGTTTGCAACAAAGACACAAAATTCTAGTGAGCAAGAACTGATAAATAAAATTACCGATAGCGGAATATCAATTCACGCTGAAACTACTAAAGAGTTTTTTAATATCAAAATACGTCTTCTTAATGATAGTAATATTATTACCAATACTCTTAAGATATTAGAAGAAATTTTCACAATACCTAGTTTTGATTCTAATATTTTAGAAAGGGAAAGAATCCAAACATTAACACATATTGATTATTTAAACCAACAGCCTAACTACTTAGCATCACTAGAATTCTCAAAAAATCTCTTTAGCAATAACCCATATAGTTACCCTACTATAGGCTATAAAGAAACTATTAGTGACATTGATACTAAAGATATCGAAAAATTCTTTGATAGATATATTTGCGCTGATAATGCAAATATCTGTCTTGTCGGTGCGATAAATCAGACTCAAGCAGAAAATATCTCTAAGCAGCTAGTGAGCTTTTTGGCAAAAGGTCAACAAAATACTCAAAAATTCTCTCAACAAGCAAATGAGGAATTAACTATAAAAAAAAGCTTTCCAAGTAAACAAACAGCGATTTTGCTAGGACATCAGCTACTTATAGACATTGAAGATCGATTGTATTTCCCATTGAAACTTGGTAATGAGATACTCGGTGGTGGCGGTCTTAACTCTTTACTTTTTAATAAAGTTCGTGAAGAACTTGGTTTAGTTTATAATATTGGTAGTACAGCAAACGTCAACCCAGATTATGGCAGTTTTGTAATATCTGCACAAACTAGTAACCCCTCTTTAGCTCTAGCAACTATAAACGATGTTTATAATGACTTTATTAGCACCGCTATAGATAAACAAACTTTGGCAAACTCTAAAAAACACATTGAAGGTACTCATTTACTTAGCTGTGTCAAAAATAGTTCTAAACTAAATATGCTCTCATCTATAGCAAACAAAAATCTACCTTTAGATTTCTTTGATAATTATGTTGAGAATATCTGTAGTGTTACAGCCGAAGAGATACATCAGGCTTTCTTAGCAGTACAAACTAATAAAGTCATAACGGTAATGATCGGGGATGTTGAATAA